The Gordonia sp. KTR9 genome contains a region encoding:
- a CDS encoding tyrosine-protein phosphatase, producing the protein MSTTIDLEPSAPVNLRDLGGIPIDGGVLRTGLAIRTDDLAYVTDQIAEQLTADGLTAIIDLRSPREVAATGRGPLARFPVAYHQLPLIANVADSMAANTPTLGHEAMGQMYVRMVEGAAPHLVTALNVIAHTPGTTAFHCAAGRDRTGVLAAMLLLTLGASDDDIAADYARTGDNMVAILARINPVMGAMWKALGVDHEAQDIAALLDGSMEGVDPPSARGASRTPRRRAPPAARRGVEQRHDRATAATGTGRMMSAITHDTGTAVRRGPGRPRDDALDEQIIVATLALIDAEQDVTVSRIVSRSGISRAALYRRWPSLTTLIAAALDVGRTVPPDISADVDDLREAVLTVMMGDPGAEHSEYSEARLRQRIRLVMADRALQKAYWTSHVARRRVPVEAALRTGIERGLLRTDLDIGACFDAIAGAAYYQIVVRGDHLEDPATQARLRAVFDVVWRGMTTWPQPVD; encoded by the coding sequence ATGAGCACCACCATCGACCTCGAACCCAGCGCCCCGGTCAACCTGCGCGACCTCGGCGGCATTCCGATCGACGGCGGAGTCCTGCGCACCGGCCTCGCGATCCGCACCGACGACCTCGCATACGTCACCGACCAGATCGCCGAGCAACTCACCGCCGACGGGCTCACCGCCATCATCGATCTGCGTTCGCCCCGCGAGGTGGCGGCGACCGGACGCGGCCCGCTCGCCAGGTTTCCGGTTGCCTATCACCAGCTGCCGCTCATCGCGAACGTGGCGGATTCGATGGCGGCGAACACCCCGACGCTCGGCCACGAGGCGATGGGACAGATGTACGTGCGCATGGTCGAAGGAGCCGCACCGCACCTGGTCACCGCACTGAACGTCATCGCCCACACGCCGGGAACCACCGCGTTCCACTGCGCCGCCGGCCGTGACCGGACCGGTGTTCTCGCCGCGATGCTCCTCCTCACGCTCGGAGCGAGCGACGACGACATCGCCGCGGACTACGCCCGCACCGGCGACAACATGGTCGCGATCCTCGCCCGCATCAACCCGGTCATGGGTGCGATGTGGAAGGCGCTCGGCGTCGACCATGAGGCGCAAGACATCGCGGCACTGCTCGACGGCTCCATGGAGGGTGTCGATCCGCCTTCTGCTCGCGGTGCTTCGCGAACGCCACGGAGACGCGCTCCACCCGCTGCGCGCCGCGGGGTTGAGCAACGACACGATCGGGCGACTGCGGCAACGGGCACTGGGCGAATGATGTCGGCCATCACCCACGACACCGGTACCGCGGTGCGCCGCGGTCCCGGTCGTCCTCGCGACGATGCCCTCGACGAGCAGATCATCGTGGCGACCCTCGCCCTGATCGACGCGGAACAGGACGTGACCGTGTCCAGGATCGTCTCCCGCAGCGGGATCAGCCGGGCGGCCCTCTACCGACGATGGCCGTCGCTGACCACCCTCATCGCCGCCGCGCTCGACGTCGGACGCACTGTGCCGCCGGACATCTCCGCCGACGTCGACGACCTGCGCGAGGCCGTGCTCACCGTCATGATGGGCGATCCGGGCGCCGAGCACTCCGAGTACTCCGAAGCGCGACTCCGGCAGCGGATCCGCCTCGTGATGGCGGATCGCGCATTGCAGAAGGCCTATTGGACATCGCATGTCGCACGTCGCCGCGTCCCTGTGGAGGCCGCCCTCCGCACCGGGATCGAACGGGGTCTCCTACGCACCGATCTGGACATCGGAGCCTGCTTCGACGCCATCGCCGGTGCCGCGTACTACCAGATCGTGGTTCGCGGAGACCACCTGGAAGACCCGGCGACACAGGCCCGATTGCGTGCTGTGTTCGATGTGGTGTGGCGAGGGATGACGACCTGGCCGCAGCCGGTGGACTAG
- a CDS encoding phosphatase PAP2 family protein, producing the protein MLISPATIDENILNWVVQNRSEPWISIAEVLTLLGNTVTMTALTCVVVIALAVTHHRADAVFVGAGVLCGYAVMQALKYSFARDRPPVEDRLLNIDTFSYPSGHAMMTMVVFGLFAVAAYRCSTWVRSHRWILAIAPVLSILVGLTRIQLAVHWTTDVISGWLFGAIWVALSTWILLRYEARRGYGGPAEDLQ; encoded by the coding sequence ATGTTGATCTCTCCGGCGACGATCGACGAGAACATCCTGAACTGGGTCGTCCAGAACCGCTCGGAGCCGTGGATCTCGATCGCCGAGGTGCTGACGCTGCTCGGCAACACCGTGACGATGACGGCGCTGACCTGTGTGGTCGTCATCGCGCTCGCGGTGACCCATCACCGGGCCGACGCCGTCTTCGTGGGTGCCGGAGTGCTTTGTGGCTATGCGGTCATGCAGGCACTGAAATACTCGTTCGCGCGGGACCGGCCGCCCGTCGAAGACCGCCTGCTCAACATCGACACCTTCTCCTATCCGTCGGGGCACGCGATGATGACGATGGTCGTGTTCGGCCTGTTCGCCGTCGCGGCGTACCGCTGCTCCACCTGGGTGCGGTCACATCGTTGGATCCTGGCGATCGCGCCCGTGCTGTCGATCCTCGTGGGCCTCACCCGAATACAACTGGCCGTGCACTGGACCACGGACGTGATCTCGGGATGGTTGTTCGGCGCGATCTGGGTTGCGCTGTCCACGTGGATACTTCTCCGGTACGAAGCGCGGCGCGGTTACGGCGGTCCCGCCGAGGATCTGCAATAG
- a CDS encoding phosphonate ABC transporter ATP-binding protein: MSTAALAPTTDGVRKGLPLVTVRGLRVAYDDRPVLDGVDLDLLPGEMVALLGASGSGKSTLMRSLTGFAPISGGSVRVAGHDVTNLARGELRTLRSEVGQVFQQFNLIPQMSVLTNVLTGTLHGAGAINLVGGFSGAHRRRALELLDRVGIAHKAKEPARSLSGGQQQRVAIARALMQQPKIILADEPVASLDPKLAGSVLRLLREIATQDGIPVLVSLHVLPLALAHSSRIVGLRHGEMLVSARTCDLDTAELAVLYDEEGDDDDELDF; this comes from the coding sequence GTGAGCACGGCCGCGCTTGCCCCGACGACCGACGGGGTCCGCAAGGGGCTTCCCCTGGTCACCGTCCGCGGTCTCCGTGTGGCGTACGACGACCGGCCTGTGCTGGATGGCGTCGACCTCGACCTGTTGCCAGGCGAGATGGTGGCACTGCTCGGCGCGTCCGGATCGGGCAAATCCACGCTGATGCGGAGTCTGACCGGTTTCGCCCCCATCTCCGGCGGGTCCGTACGGGTCGCCGGGCACGATGTCACCAACCTCGCCCGCGGCGAACTGCGCACCCTCCGTTCCGAGGTCGGACAGGTCTTCCAGCAGTTCAACCTGATCCCGCAGATGAGCGTGCTGACGAACGTGCTCACCGGCACCCTCCACGGGGCCGGCGCGATCAACCTCGTCGGCGGATTCTCCGGCGCGCACCGCAGGCGGGCGTTGGAGTTGCTCGACCGGGTGGGCATCGCCCACAAGGCGAAGGAACCCGCCCGCTCGCTCAGCGGCGGCCAGCAGCAGCGCGTGGCCATCGCGCGGGCTCTCATGCAGCAACCGAAGATCATCCTCGCCGACGAGCCGGTCGCCTCCCTCGACCCGAAGCTGGCCGGCTCCGTTCTCCGCCTCCTGCGGGAGATCGCGACGCAGGACGGAATCCCGGTGCTGGTGAGCCTGCACGTCCTGCCGCTGGCCCTCGCCCACAGCTCGCGGATCGTCGGACTCCGGCACGGCGAGATGCTCGTGTCGGCACGCACCTGCGACCTCGACACCGCCGAGCTCGCGGTGCTCTACGACGAGGAAGGGGACGACGATGACGAGCTCGACTTCTGA
- a CDS encoding hemerythrin domain-containing protein, protein MTTHPARSTHPIQLMLPGQAAAPEGPIDPFMMYVLHHGFRRDLADFAATVPVTPIDDAGTWRALARRWTMFGHALHHHHVGEDFELWPLLLERCDTTEQAVLAAMESEHDEIDPLLEECSEGFARMTGHADDATRAALADALRRAEAVLGRHLAHEETDAIAIVQRRMTPYDWNAFEEKMAKRAGLAETLRTSPLMAKGLAGPDRDAVYARIPAVLRLMIALGGPKFRRLDNRAFSYNPR, encoded by the coding sequence ATGACCACCCACCCCGCCCGCTCCACACACCCGATCCAGCTCATGCTCCCCGGGCAGGCCGCCGCGCCCGAAGGCCCGATCGACCCGTTCATGATGTACGTGCTCCACCACGGCTTCCGGCGCGACCTCGCCGACTTCGCCGCCACCGTCCCGGTCACGCCCATCGACGACGCGGGGACGTGGCGCGCGCTCGCGCGGCGATGGACGATGTTCGGACACGCGCTGCATCACCATCACGTCGGCGAGGACTTCGAGTTGTGGCCACTGCTGCTCGAGCGCTGCGACACCACCGAGCAAGCCGTACTCGCGGCCATGGAGTCCGAGCACGACGAGATCGATCCGCTGCTCGAGGAGTGCTCGGAAGGTTTCGCGCGGATGACCGGGCACGCCGACGACGCGACCCGCGCGGCACTCGCGGACGCGCTGCGGCGGGCCGAGGCTGTTCTCGGCAGGCACCTCGCCCACGAGGAGACGGACGCGATCGCGATCGTGCAGCGCCGGATGACGCCGTACGACTGGAACGCCTTCGAGGAGAAGATGGCCAAGCGGGCGGGTCTGGCGGAGACCCTGCGGACGAGCCCGCTGATGGCAAAGGGATTGGCGGGGCCCGATCGGGACGCGGTGTACGCCCGCATCCCCGCCGTCCTGCGGCTGATGATCGCACTCGGCGGACCGAAGTTCCGTCGGCTCGACAACCGGGCGTTCTCCTACAACCCGCGCTGA
- a CDS encoding acyl-CoA dehydrogenase family protein: MDFSPSARSAELTERVRNFVTTEIEPVEPEIHRDIKARRDGDGDPWTPSPIIAELQKKARSQGLWNLFLPAEHAGRYAADFGTDGGAGLTNIDYAPVAEAMGSSGLAPVIFNCSAPDTGNMEVLLRYGTEEQRKQWLEPLLTAEIRSAFCMTEPAVASSDATNMAATAVLDGDDVVINGTKWFSTGVGHPDCKVLIFMGVTDAEADRKSRHTMVLIPIDTPGVTIDRMLTTMGYYDEPFGHGEVSFDNVRVPASNILLGPGRAFEIAQGRLGPGRVHHCMRAIGLAEKSLELGVRRALSREAFGKQLARLGGNSERVADARIAINRSRLLVHHAAWLLDQGLSREAVSAVSEIKVEVPNMALDVIDLAIQLHGGAGLTDDFPLAQAWVGARSLRLADGPDEVHRNVVARIEFGKYR; this comes from the coding sequence ATGGATTTCTCCCCGTCAGCGCGGTCGGCCGAACTCACCGAACGCGTGCGCAACTTCGTGACCACCGAGATCGAGCCGGTCGAGCCCGAGATCCATCGGGACATCAAGGCTCGCCGCGACGGGGACGGCGACCCGTGGACGCCGTCGCCGATCATCGCCGAGCTCCAGAAGAAGGCCCGGTCGCAGGGATTGTGGAACCTCTTCCTGCCCGCCGAGCACGCCGGTCGTTATGCCGCGGATTTCGGCACCGACGGCGGGGCCGGACTCACCAACATCGACTACGCCCCGGTCGCGGAGGCGATGGGTTCGTCGGGGCTCGCGCCGGTCATCTTCAACTGCAGCGCACCCGACACCGGGAACATGGAGGTGCTGCTCCGCTACGGCACCGAGGAACAGCGCAAGCAGTGGCTCGAGCCGTTGCTGACCGCCGAGATCCGCAGTGCCTTCTGCATGACCGAACCGGCCGTCGCGTCGTCGGACGCCACCAACATGGCCGCGACCGCCGTCCTCGACGGCGACGACGTCGTCATCAACGGAACCAAGTGGTTCTCCACCGGCGTCGGCCATCCCGACTGCAAGGTCCTCATCTTCATGGGCGTCACCGATGCCGAGGCCGACCGGAAGTCCCGCCACACGATGGTGCTCATCCCGATCGACACCCCCGGGGTCACCATCGACCGGATGCTGACCACCATGGGCTACTACGACGAGCCGTTCGGCCACGGTGAGGTCAGCTTCGACAACGTCCGCGTCCCGGCGTCCAACATCCTCCTCGGACCCGGCCGGGCGTTCGAGATCGCGCAGGGCCGCCTCGGCCCGGGCCGCGTGCATCACTGCATGCGGGCGATCGGACTGGCCGAGAAGTCGCTGGAACTCGGTGTGCGTCGCGCACTCTCGCGCGAGGCCTTCGGCAAACAGCTCGCCCGTCTCGGCGGCAACAGCGAACGTGTCGCCGACGCCCGCATCGCGATCAACCGGTCGCGGCTGCTCGTCCACCACGCGGCGTGGCTGCTCGATCAGGGCCTGTCCCGAGAGGCGGTGTCGGCGGTCAGCGAGATCAAGGTCGAGGTGCCCAACATGGCGCTCGACGTGATCGACCTCGCGATCCAGTTGCACGGCGGTGCCGGACTGACCGACGACTTCCCGCTGGCGCAGGCCTGGGTGGGCGCGCGCTCGCTGCGACTGGCCGACGGACCGGATGAGGTGCACCGCAACGTCGTTGCGCGCATCGAGTTCGGCAAGTACCGCTGA
- the phnE gene encoding phosphonate ABC transporter, permease protein PhnE, whose translation MTSSTSEQRTRRAAPDLDPAERARMEQAFSVPRTRFLIGIPVAVLILIWSAGGVGFDFIALGDGAVNMAEFVSRLFPPDFTKIDLILELLLETLQMAIVGTVLGAVLSLFVAFAAASNIAPKWLYYPARWTMNIIRSVPDLIFALMFVSAVGLGPFAGILAMTLGSIGSIGKIYAEAMESVNPGPIIAMQAVGASKRQVIQYGVVPQAAPMLVSYTLLLFEGNVRGATILGLVGAGGIGLELTTAMRMYDYGHLSAIIICIIVLVTAIDQGSALIRRRIT comes from the coding sequence ATGACGAGCTCGACTTCTGAACAGCGCACCCGCCGCGCCGCACCCGACCTCGACCCCGCCGAGCGCGCCCGCATGGAACAGGCCTTCTCGGTGCCGCGCACGCGTTTCCTCATCGGCATCCCGGTGGCGGTCCTCATCCTGATCTGGTCCGCCGGCGGCGTCGGGTTCGACTTCATCGCACTCGGCGACGGCGCGGTGAACATGGCCGAGTTCGTATCCCGGCTCTTCCCACCGGATTTCACGAAGATCGACCTCATTCTGGAGCTCCTCCTGGAGACACTGCAGATGGCGATCGTCGGCACCGTGCTCGGCGCGGTGCTCTCCCTGTTCGTCGCGTTCGCCGCCGCGTCCAACATCGCGCCGAAGTGGTTGTATTACCCGGCCCGGTGGACGATGAACATCATCCGCTCGGTGCCGGACCTCATCTTCGCGCTGATGTTCGTCTCGGCCGTCGGGCTGGGACCGTTCGCGGGAATCCTCGCGATGACCCTCGGTTCGATCGGTTCGATCGGCAAGATCTACGCCGAGGCAATGGAATCGGTCAATCCGGGTCCGATCATCGCGATGCAGGCCGTCGGTGCCTCCAAGCGCCAGGTCATCCAGTACGGCGTTGTCCCGCAGGCTGCTCCGATGCTCGTCTCGTACACGCTGCTGCTGTTCGAGGGCAATGTGCGCGGCGCGACCATCCTGGGCCTCGTCGGCGCAGGCGGCATCGGTCTCGAACTCACCACCGCGATGCGGATGTACGACTACGGACACCTCAGCGCCATCATCATCTGCATCATCGTGCTGGTCACCGCAATCGACCAGGGCAGCGCACTCATCCGAAGGAGAATCACATGA
- a CDS encoding acyl-CoA dehydrogenase family protein: MPVDRLLPNDEARDLIALVRDVADKRMAPIVDQYEKDRRYPDGLFAELGEAGLLGLPYPTEWDGGGQPYEVYLQVLEELGARWAAVAVAVSVHGLACHPLFNFGTDEQKQQWLPDLLNGRLIGAYSLSEPQAGSDAAALACRAAPTDGGYTVTGSKAWITHGGIADVYNVFARTGEGSKGVSCFFVARDTDGLTFGKPEDKMGLHAVPTTGASYDGAFVEEGRRLGSEGQGLQIAFSALDSGRLGIAAVATGLAQAALDAAVDYAQERAAFGRKIIDHQGLSFVLADMAAAVDSARATYLDAARRRDAGIDYTRAAATAKLVATDAAMKVTTDAVQVFGGYGYTRDFPVERYMREAKITQIFEGTNQIQRLVIGRSLAR; encoded by the coding sequence ATGCCGGTCGATCGCCTGCTACCCAACGACGAGGCGCGCGACCTCATCGCGCTGGTCCGCGACGTCGCGGACAAGCGCATGGCGCCCATCGTCGACCAGTACGAGAAGGACCGCCGGTATCCCGACGGGCTGTTCGCCGAACTCGGTGAGGCGGGACTGCTCGGTCTGCCGTACCCGACGGAGTGGGACGGCGGCGGCCAGCCGTACGAGGTCTACCTCCAGGTGCTGGAGGAATTGGGTGCGCGCTGGGCCGCGGTCGCCGTGGCAGTGAGTGTCCACGGCCTGGCCTGCCATCCGCTGTTCAACTTCGGTACCGACGAGCAGAAACAGCAATGGTTGCCGGACCTGCTGAACGGCAGGTTGATCGGCGCCTACAGTCTCAGCGAACCCCAGGCCGGGTCCGACGCCGCAGCTCTCGCATGTCGCGCCGCGCCCACCGACGGCGGCTACACGGTGACCGGTTCCAAGGCGTGGATCACCCACGGCGGCATCGCCGATGTGTACAACGTCTTCGCCCGCACGGGTGAGGGCTCCAAGGGCGTGTCCTGCTTCTTCGTCGCCCGCGACACCGACGGGCTCACCTTCGGCAAGCCCGAGGACAAGATGGGCCTGCACGCGGTCCCGACGACCGGCGCCTCGTACGACGGTGCGTTCGTCGAGGAGGGGCGCCGGCTCGGGTCGGAGGGGCAGGGACTTCAGATCGCCTTCTCCGCTTTGGATTCGGGGCGCCTGGGCATCGCGGCGGTGGCCACCGGTCTGGCGCAGGCCGCGCTCGACGCCGCCGTCGACTACGCGCAGGAACGAGCCGCGTTCGGCCGCAAGATCATCGATCATCAGGGTCTGTCGTTCGTGCTGGCCGACATGGCCGCCGCGGTCGACTCGGCCCGCGCGACATACCTCGACGCGGCTCGCCGTCGCGACGCCGGAATCGACTACACGCGTGCTGCCGCGACCGCCAAGCTCGTCGCCACCGACGCCGCGATGAAGGTCACGACCGACGCGGTCCAGGTGTTCGGCGGATACGGTTACACCCGCGACTTCCCGGTCGAGCGCTACATGCGCGAGGCCAAGATCACCCAGATCTTCGAGGGCACCAACCAGATCCAGCGACTGGTCATCGGACGGTCGCTGGCGCGGTGA
- a CDS encoding APC family permease: MADDLIAPSSADDELGTGGYRPELRRTLGGFAVFAISFAFISVAVGVFATYGEVLATAGPVGIWLWIIAAVGQTLIALVVAQFAARIALSGSSYQWASRLANPRVGWLFGWLSFWYLAIAVVAMDNALASQALMPLLGMAEDESVARVITVAVLVVQAVLVIASTRLLGLFTSGAVAVELAIVAILVVALAVVMVVTGSGHLGNLGSAGIAAGAPDYWAIGGGVMAAMVMGLTTLVGFDSAANLAEEAKDPFRSVPRAIVGSVVAAAVVGLAFLIVLTLAIEDVAAVSRDGSPVAAIIRDQLGSVAERILLVCIVFAMFGAGMVVMAACARQVFAMARDGRFPAHRLMRRVNPRTQTPVPATLLILGVGVVLMLALPGSALIELIIASTILPALIYGGIVVLYLVVRKRLERKAGGFSLGRFEFPIAIAALIWVVFALFVLVTPDDATVPTLIVLGLIAAGALYFAWMMVRNRQVLDSEPGVDEFAASSTESSD, from the coding sequence ATGGCCGACGACCTGATCGCCCCATCCAGCGCCGACGACGAGTTGGGGACGGGTGGTTATCGGCCCGAACTACGACGGACACTCGGCGGATTCGCCGTGTTCGCGATCTCCTTCGCGTTCATCTCGGTCGCGGTGGGCGTCTTCGCCACCTACGGCGAAGTGCTCGCCACCGCCGGCCCGGTGGGCATCTGGCTGTGGATCATCGCCGCGGTCGGACAGACGCTGATCGCGCTGGTCGTCGCCCAGTTCGCCGCCCGCATCGCGCTGAGCGGGTCGTCGTACCAGTGGGCGTCGAGGCTGGCGAACCCCAGGGTCGGGTGGCTCTTCGGATGGCTGAGCTTCTGGTATCTCGCGATCGCCGTCGTCGCGATGGACAATGCGCTCGCCAGCCAGGCGCTGATGCCGCTGCTGGGGATGGCCGAGGACGAATCGGTCGCACGGGTCATCACCGTTGCAGTACTCGTCGTCCAGGCTGTCCTGGTCATCGCGTCGACCCGGCTGCTCGGTCTGTTCACCTCGGGAGCCGTCGCCGTCGAGCTGGCGATCGTCGCGATCCTGGTCGTCGCGCTCGCGGTGGTGATGGTGGTCACCGGCAGCGGCCATCTCGGCAACCTGGGTTCGGCGGGGATCGCCGCGGGTGCGCCGGACTACTGGGCCATCGGCGGGGGAGTGATGGCCGCGATGGTCATGGGCCTGACGACCCTGGTGGGCTTCGACTCGGCGGCGAACCTCGCCGAGGAGGCCAAGGATCCGTTCCGGAGCGTTCCGCGCGCGATCGTCGGTTCGGTGGTGGCCGCCGCGGTCGTCGGACTGGCCTTCCTCATCGTCCTGACCCTCGCGATCGAGGACGTCGCCGCAGTCAGCCGCGACGGCTCACCGGTCGCGGCGATCATCCGCGACCAGCTGGGATCGGTTGCCGAACGAATCCTGCTGGTGTGCATCGTGTTCGCGATGTTCGGTGCCGGCATGGTCGTGATGGCCGCCTGCGCCCGACAGGTGTTCGCGATGGCCAGGGACGGGCGTTTCCCGGCGCATCGGCTGATGCGCCGGGTCAATCCGCGAACGCAGACGCCGGTCCCGGCGACGTTGCTCATCCTCGGCGTCGGCGTGGTGTTGATGCTCGCACTCCCGGGTTCGGCACTCATCGAACTGATCATCGCCTCGACGATCCTGCCGGCCCTCATCTACGGTGGGATCGTCGTCCTGTATCTCGTGGTCCGAAAGCGCTTGGAGCGCAAGGCCGGTGGTTTCAGCCTCGGCCGTTTCGAGTTCCCCATCGCGATCGCCGCCCTCATCTGGGTGGTGTTCGCACTGTTCGTCCTCGTCACTCCCGACGACGCGACCGTGCCGACGCTGATCGTCCTCGGACTGATAGCCGCGGGGGCGCTGTACTTCGCCTGGATGATGGTCCGGAATCGCCAGGTACTCGACTCCGAACCCGGCGTCGACGAATTCGCCGCGTCGTCAACCGAATCGAGCGACTAG
- a CDS encoding outer membrane protein assembly factor BamB family protein: MLALVVGGVVWWKSSRGGGSDAAPDLVAGQLTGSFPSEPSPAWSIDAGSLGGTSFLSPQGSEGRYGAPGGVTDGETLVTIVGDKFTSVGSAHRVVGVNTRTGANWKFDEVVSGCADTIVDHRIACVGDGEVHFLDTRNGAVLASVDAPSQSTEIAFNGEAAFMTQYAADDSVVFHKITESGTEWARRLTALPEPALGSGDSSQFTATDEVVASAGLRTLVVSADDGHQIIAGAGKGEIGRFGDGSLALETATVSGMAMSDQRVRVVGRDGAVSDLPGESAIVPSVATPGQRGRFLLDGLYVNREDGTSTWSTALTDIDRFGSRIVLADDREVVVFNRASGDYVALDPTSGEQLWTSSSGSTSTYSGHAVTDGERLVAPALDGGVTALDLVGGAPVWSLSADAIGNVPVAGSTEPRPVLTFAVGDRLITMTATTITGFAPTGPSAIVPGTTRGDDDAGGDEAEYVTPCGLPPVFTPQSFRTSAGGLGVTMKVTAKCPGGDVLYGPQTRITITDGTGIVASGNFDFRRAPVAVPSLDGAGEALTMELTYPPGSFFRLPDTLDTQGADTTGDSGRYLVDCDKGPAPGAPPKLTAPRSGTSASSTATGPSFPAGADVTASSVGALRLQADADRAFILANLNNRWVAQLSSKRPGLVAEGRTWTDPAILDEFLALRLRFNDVRLLWSDEWPVFSYRGWWVTVAAATFPGPVEANNWCRAQGFGPDNCFAKLVSTTAGPERSTVYWK, from the coding sequence GTGCTCGCGTTGGTGGTGGGGGGCGTCGTGTGGTGGAAGTCGTCGCGGGGTGGCGGGTCCGATGCCGCGCCGGACCTCGTGGCCGGTCAGCTCACGGGCTCGTTCCCCAGCGAGCCGAGTCCCGCCTGGAGCATCGATGCGGGTTCGCTGGGCGGCACGAGCTTTCTGTCACCGCAAGGGTCCGAAGGACGGTATGGCGCGCCGGGCGGTGTCACCGACGGTGAAACCCTCGTCACCATCGTCGGCGATAAGTTCACGAGCGTCGGAAGCGCGCATCGTGTAGTGGGCGTCAACACCCGTACCGGCGCGAATTGGAAGTTCGACGAAGTCGTCAGCGGATGTGCCGACACCATCGTCGACCACCGGATCGCCTGTGTCGGAGACGGAGAGGTCCACTTTCTCGACACTCGGAACGGCGCAGTGCTCGCCAGCGTGGATGCACCGTCGCAGTCCACGGAGATTGCGTTCAACGGTGAGGCCGCGTTCATGACTCAGTACGCGGCAGACGATTCGGTGGTCTTCCACAAGATCACTGAGTCGGGAACGGAATGGGCGCGTAGGTTGACCGCGCTACCCGAACCTGCGTTGGGGAGCGGTGACTCGTCGCAGTTCACCGCCACCGACGAGGTCGTGGCGTCAGCCGGTCTCCGGACACTCGTCGTGTCCGCCGATGACGGACACCAGATCATCGCCGGCGCCGGGAAAGGCGAGATCGGTCGGTTCGGCGATGGATCATTGGCGCTCGAGACGGCCACGGTGTCCGGTATGGCGATGTCCGACCAGCGGGTGAGGGTGGTGGGCCGAGACGGCGCCGTCTCGGACCTGCCAGGAGAATCGGCGATCGTGCCGTCGGTCGCCACCCCCGGGCAGCGCGGTCGATTCCTGCTGGACGGGCTGTACGTGAACCGCGAGGACGGCACCAGTACGTGGTCGACGGCCCTGACGGACATCGACCGGTTCGGGTCTCGGATCGTGCTGGCCGACGACCGTGAGGTGGTCGTGTTCAACAGGGCGTCCGGCGATTACGTCGCTCTCGATCCGACGTCGGGAGAGCAACTGTGGACGTCGTCGAGTGGTTCGACCTCGACGTACTCGGGCCACGCCGTCACCGACGGCGAACGGCTCGTGGCACCCGCGCTCGATGGTGGAGTGACGGCCCTCGATCTCGTGGGTGGCGCTCCGGTGTGGTCGTTGTCGGCGGACGCGATCGGCAACGTTCCGGTGGCGGGCAGTACAGAGCCGCGTCCGGTGCTGACGTTCGCCGTCGGCGATCGGCTGATCACCATGACCGCGACCACGATCACCGGGTTCGCACCCACCGGGCCGTCGGCCATCGTCCCCGGAACGACCCGCGGCGACGACGACGCCGGTGGCGACGAAGCCGAGTACGTCACGCCGTGCGGGTTGCCCCCGGTCTTCACGCCGCAGTCGTTCCGGACGTCGGCGGGCGGGCTGGGCGTGACCATGAAGGTCACCGCGAAGTGCCCGGGCGGCGACGTGCTGTACGGACCGCAGACCCGGATCACCATCACCGACGGCACCGGCATCGTCGCGTCCGGCAATTTCGACTTCCGGCGCGCACCGGTTGCGGTGCCATCGCTCGACGGAGCGGGCGAGGCGCTGACGATGGAACTGACCTACCCGCCGGGGAGCTTCTTCCGGCTGCCGGACACGCTCGATACGCAGGGCGCGGACACGACCGGCGACTCCGGCCGGTACCTCGTCGACTGCGACAAGGGCCCGGCCCCCGGTGCCCCGCCGAAGCTCACGGCACCCCGGTCGGGGACCTCGGCGTCGTCGACCGCCACCGGCCCCTCGTTCCCGGCCGGCGCCGACGTGACCGCGAGCAGTGTCGGCGCCCTGCGTCTGCAGGCCGATGCCGATCGCGCCTTCATCCTGGCGAACCTGAACAACCGGTGGGTCGCGCAGCTGAGTTCCAAACGACCGGGTCTCGTGGCCGAGGGACGCACCTGGACCGATCCGGCGATCCTCGACGAATTCCTGGCACTCCGGCTGCGGTTCAACGACGTTCGGCTCCTCTGGAGTGACGAGTGGCCGGTGTTCTCGTACCGGGGCTGGTGGGTGACGGTGGCCGCGGCGACCTTCCCGGGGCCGGTGGAGGCCAACAACTGGTGTCGCGCGCAGGGATTCGGTCCCGACAACTGCTTCGCGAAGCTGGTCAGCACGACGGCGGGTCCGGAGCGGAGCACCGTGTACTGGAAATGA